One window of Klebsiella quasivariicola genomic DNA carries:
- a CDS encoding DMT family transporter, producing the protein MNASLTLTCLIAAGVGLVVQNTLMVRITQSSSTILIAMLLNSLVGIVIFVTLLLLRQGIPGFQELAQSVKWWTLIPGLLGSFFVFASISGYQNVGAATTIAVLVASQLVGGLIMDLVRAHGVPVRALIGPLCGAVMLVVGAWLVARRQF; encoded by the coding sequence ATGAATGCGTCGCTCACCCTCACCTGCCTGATCGCCGCCGGCGTTGGCCTGGTGGTGCAGAACACGCTGATGGTGCGCATCACCCAGTCGTCATCGACGATCCTGATCGCCATGCTGCTCAATTCGCTGGTGGGGATTGTTATTTTCGTAACCTTGCTGCTGCTGCGCCAGGGCATCCCCGGTTTTCAGGAACTGGCCCAGAGCGTGAAGTGGTGGACGCTGATCCCCGGCCTGCTGGGGTCCTTTTTCGTCTTCGCCAGCATTAGCGGCTATCAAAACGTTGGCGCTGCGACGACCATTGCGGTACTGGTGGCCAGCCAGCTGGTGGGCGGCCTGATCATGGATTTAGTTCGCGCCCACGGCGTGCCAGTGCGGGCGCTCATCGGACCGTTATGCGGGGCGGTGATGCTGGTGGTCGGCGCCTGGCTGGTGGCCAGACGCCAGTTCTGA